The Penicillium digitatum chromosome 6, complete sequence genome has a window encoding:
- a CDS encoding Inheritance of peroxisomes protein 1, producing the protein MPESPSELGQIQRLRRSLTLPTKLNPLAQRRSSVPNTPEHVIFYHPSAKIVHFSPRALAPIPSSTAPSDFDYPVDTIETLPWRSATERTVATAPLRLEKVHGSTAFLKCGTVVHAILKNSQCWCVDGVSRFVLRIRPLTYYRIEIPHETDDDRRLVQDLKIAFPTVLRYEVTPCPFKRAFSVELPNDAMAPRRKKAWQPKDRRERVPTALEPSRETPSPSSTRSDCIDSVSTGDDTDGNLTDDSWVASKKANSTTMETTPDDQKFSTAEALSPSLSLDPPRCSVTELPPTVTCLLAKFEATSVAEDGHDFKAVLNPDYQSGTNSALQIDHEVKVTDQLESESVVNGGIEAGPKSEAVLDAEVNSKAQFEAKSKLGPEAISQAESSSETAVEAEPIIPINTDAVLAAKTSEPVVFHAVLTSEVEAVAAPERNFMEVKEVQPIQPAAEPKLEADRDASFASSPASFHSAEPQSPGSVFAHPTSAGGHDLPESDETFNLSSTKHTISGLKSAPADLCETSQLPTPKIRQRDGIQYPASVCVPTLRHSKSSNNLPRRFADAFSDTSPSMAPTGDVNRPSRFADASSDFKMRSTPHDKATRLKTDFDHMSAEFRRRAKATRERDVSPMPQSSAPYQPPGNDGSSFLSKAITLVLIPPIYLFVILLHIAARIVINPTIQPTVTSTTSEPHSHSQQTRKNPTKDDDFNFPLEPQNSSEYEEAEIFRKLDPWDLD; encoded by the coding sequence ATGCCTGAGTCTCCAAGTGAGCTAGGTCAGATACAACGCCTCCGCCGCTCCCTCACCCTTCCCACCAAATTAAACCCACTCGCGCAACGTCGCTCGAGCGTGCCGAATACCCCCGAACATGTAATTTTCTATCACCCATCTGCGAAAATTGTGCACTTCTCTCCAAGAGCGCTCGCTCCTATTCCCTCCAGCACTGCGCCATCCGACTTCGACTACCCGGTTGACACCATCGAAACACTCCCCTGGCGCTCTGCGACTGAAAGAACGGTCGCAACAGCGCCACTGAGGCTTGAGAAGGTTCATGGCTCAACAGCTTTCCTGAAATGTGGAACTGTTGTCCATGCGATCCTGAAGAACTCGCAGTGTTGGTGTGTCGACGGAGTCTCGAGGTTTGTTTTGCGCATTCGCCCCCTTACATACTATCGCATTGAAATACCGCACGAGACGGACGACGACCGGCGCTTGGTGCAGGATCTGAAGATCGCGTTTCCCACCGTTCTTCGGTATGAGGTCACGCCATGTCCTTTCAAACGCGCTTTCAGCGTTGAGCTGCCGAACGATGCGATGGCACCTCGGCGCAAAAAGGCATGGCAGCCTAAAGATCGGAGAGAAAGGGTACCGACCGCTCTAGAACCTTCGCGAGAGACACCATCACCCTCTTCAACGAGGTCAGATTGCATAGATTCCGTGAGCACCGGGGACGACACCGACGGAAACTTAACCGATGACAGTTGGGTTGCTTCAAAAAAAGCGAACAGTACAACTATGGAGACTACTCCCGACGATCAGAAATTCTCTACTGCTGAGGCTTTGAGTCCTTCTCTATCCCTCGATCCTCCCAGGTGCTCAGTGACCGAACTACCACCAACCGTCACTTGCTTGCTTGCAAAGTTTGAGGCTACATCAGTCGCAGAAGATGGCCATGACTTTAAAGCTGTGCTCAACCCAGATTACCAATCCGGTACCAATTCTGCACTTCAAATTGATCATGAGGTCAAGGTTACAGACCAACTTGAATCTGAATCTGTAGTCAACGGTGGAATTGAAGCCGGGCCTAAATCCGAAGCTGTGCTAGATGCTGAGGTTAATTCCAAAGCGCAGTTTGAGGCTAAGTCTAAACTGGGGCCAGAAGCTATATCACAAGCGGAGTCTTCCAGTGAAACTGCAGTTGAAGCGGAGCCCATAATCCCAATCAACACTGATGCAGTGTTGGCGGCTAAAACTTCAGAGCCAGTTGTGTTCCATGCTGTACTCACCAGCGAAGTTGAAGCTGTGGCAGCACCTGAAAGAAACTTTATGgaagtcaaagaagttcAACCCATTCAACCCGCTGCTGAGCCCAAACTGGAGGCTGACCGTGATGCCTCCTTTGCATCCAGCCCTGCGTCATTCCATTCTGCTGAGCCTCAATCGCCAGGTTCAGTTTTCGCTCATCCCACATCTGCCGGTGGCCACGATCTGCCGGAGTCAGATGAGACGTTCAATCTTTCAAGCACAAAACACACCATTTCTGGATTGAAATCAGCACCAGCGGATCTGTGTGAAACGTCACAGCTCCCAACACCCAAAATTCGTCAACGAGATGGCATCCAATATCCAGCCAGCGTTTGTGTTCCTACATTAAGGCATAGTAAAAGTTCGAATAATTTGCCCAGACGCTTCGCAGATGCTTTCTCGGACACCTCACCCTCAATGGCTCCTACAGGCGACGTGAATCGACCCAGTCGTTTTGCGGATGCATCTTCGGACTTTAAAATGCGATCAACCCCTCATGACAAGGCCACTAGATTGAAAACTGATTTCGACCACATGAGTGCCGAGTTCCGGCGCCGGGCCAAAGCCACAAGAGAGCGTGACGTTTCCCCTATGCCTCAATCTTCGGCACCATACCAACCACCCGGTAATGATGGCTCATCCTTTCTTTCCAAGGCTATCACCTTAGTATTGATCCCCCCAATTTATCTTTTCGTTATTCTACTTCATATCGCTGCGCGCATTGTCATCAACCCAACTATCCAGCCAACTGTTACATCAACAACGAGTGAGCCACATTCTCATTCACAGCAAACAAGGAAGAATCCAACTAAAGATGATGACTTCAACTTTCCATTGGAGCCTCAAAATTCCTCGGAATACGAAGAAGCTGAAATTTTCAGGAAACTTGACCCTTGGGATCTGGACTAG
- a CDS encoding Transmembrane protein UsgS, with protein sequence MSSFEPNAVIRGFQLTVVGTVRALANPELFKYDHFRQAALAIAVGIVIQLIIQIPILSVKFSIYILSWVINMEHAVWDDKLLDGLEFMSKSVLQVPFLLMTLMRYVTPALDEIFMQSIQWVDTTYIQKHKTEDPHHLRSLYYPNLAQYSTKGGSSVSQPFPQALKSFFSRYSKKFGMLLGIYILSMVVVIGRFVMPAASFFTFRSLVGSTPAAVIFGVGLMLPKEHIVTFLHTYYASRSLMRELLEPYFCRIKFTAEQKRRWFRDREGVLFGFAFAFTVVLRIPYIGVLMYGVAEASTAYLVTKITDPPPPPAESLNFAESQVTWNNKHDFLLLSLDALDKLNVDVGEQDQKEPGSPKKKFT encoded by the exons ATGTCGAGCTTCGAACCAAACGCCGTTATCCGCGGCTTCCAGCTCACAGTGGTAGGCA CTGTTCGTGCATTAGCAAACCCTGAATTATTCAAGTACGACCATTTCCGCCAAGCGGCTCTCGCCATAGCCGTCGGCATCGTGATCCAGCTGATCATTCAAATTCCA ATCCTCAGCGTCAAATTCTCAATCTACATCTTATCATGGGTGATTAACATGGAGCATGCTGTCTGGGATGACAAGCTTCTGGATGGATTGGAATTTATGTCCAAGTCTGTCCTTCAGGTGCCATTTTTGCTCATGACCTTGATGCGATATGTGACGCCTGCACTGGATGAAAT TTTCATGCAGTCCATTCAATGGGTGGACACCACATATATTCAGAAACATAAAACCGAAGATCCTCATCACCTGCGTTCTCTATACTACCCCAATCTTGCTCAGTACTCCACCAAAGGTGGCTCCAGTGTTTCTCAGCCATTTCCCCAAGCACTGAAATCATTCTTCAGTCGCTACTCAAAGAAGTTCGGCATGCTGCTTGGTATCTATATTCTTTCGATGGTTGTAGTCATCGGTCGGTTTGTTATGCCTGCAGCAAGTTTCTTCACATTCCGAAGTCTTGTTGGATCCACCCCCGCGGCTGTCATTTTTGGTGTAGGCTTAATGTTGCCGAAGGAGCACATTGTCACGTTTCTCCACACCTACTATGCTTCGCGCAGTCTGATGCGTGAACTT CTTGAACCCTACTTTTGCCGCATCAAGTTCACTGCTGAGCAAAAGCGTCGGTGGTTCCGCGACCGAGAAGGTGTTCTCTTTGGTTTTGCCTTCGCTTTCACGGTGGTTCTGCGCATCCCATATATCGGGGTCCTGATGTATGGCGTTGCCGAGGCATCTACAGCGTACCTTGTCACTAAGATCACCGACCCGCCTCCACCTCCTGCGGAAAGTTTAAACTTCGCGGAAAGTCAGGTTACCTGGAACAACAAACATGATTTCTTGCTTTTGTCTCTCGATGCTCTTGATAAGCTCAATGTTGACGTGGGCGAGCAGGATCAGAAAGAACCAGGCTCTCCCAAAAAGAAGTTTACTTGA
- a CDS encoding Formamidase FmdS, whose translation MGIKGIRTALKVDLNKPAREQPGLHNRWHPDVPAYGTIANNEVVKIECLDWTGGQIGNNDSADDIKNVDLTQIHYLSGPFDIETAEPGDVLLVEIQDVQPFEDRPWGFTGVFHKENGGGFLDQLYPDAAKAIWDFEGIFCSSRHIPHVRFAGLIHPGILGCAPSAEILAEWNRREGELIAINTVADRIVAQPPNPQNAHAGSATNDMKSKIANEGARTIPGRPEHGGNCDIKNLSRGSKIYLPVHVPGAKFSVGDLHFSQGDGEISFCGAIEMAGVITLKFTVIKNGMAKLDMKSPIFHAGPVEPQFGPGRYLTFEGFSVDENGKQHFLDATVAYRQTCLRVIEYLRRYGYSDYQIYLLLSCAPVQGHIAGIVDIPNACTTLSVPMDIFDFDIRPEADVVKKEMGACAFVTK comes from the exons ATGGGTATTAAGGGAATCCGTACTGCTTTAAAGGTCGATCTCAATAAGCCTGCGCGTGAACAGCCTGGCTTACAT AACAGATGGCATCCGGATG TTCCGGCATATGGAACAATCGCCAACAATGAAGTTGTAAAGATCGAATGTCTCGATTGGACAGGAGGCCAAATTGGAAACAACGACTCAGCCGATGATATTAAGAATGTAGACCTAACCCAAATCCATTACCTGTCCGGTCCATTCGATATTGAAACCGCAGAGCCCGGCGATGTGTTGCTCGTCGAGATTCAGGACGTCCAACCATTCGAAGACCGACCATGGGGATTCACCGGGGTCTTCCACAAAGAGAACGGAGGAGGTTTCCTAGACCAGCTTTATCCTGATGC AGCTAAGGCAATTTGGGACTTTGAAGGAATCTTCTGCTCCTCTCGACACATTCCACATGTTCGTTTTGCGGGACTAATTCACCCCGGAATCTTGGGGTGTGCTCCATCGGCCGAAATTCTGGCTGAGTGGAATCGTCGAGAGGGGGAGCTGATTGCGATCAACACTGTTGCTGATCGAATTGTCGCTCAGCCACCGAATCCCCAGAATGCTCATGCTGGCAGTGCTACCAATGACATGAAGAGCAAGATCGCCAACGAGGGCGCTCGAACTATACCA GGCCGCCCCGAGCACGGAGGTAATTGTGATATCAAGAACCTGTCGCGCGGATCGAAAATTTACCTCCCCGTCCACGTGCCCGGTGCCAAATTTTCTGTCGGGGACCTGCACTTCTCGCAAGGCGATGGCGAGATCTCATTCTGCGGAGCCATTGAAATGGCCGGTGTAATCACGTTGAAGTTCACAGTCATCAAGAACGGCATGGCAAAACTAGACATGAAGTCACCAATCTTCCATGCAGGACCCGTAGAGCCGCAGTTTGGCCCTGGGCGATACTTGACGTTTGAGGGATTCTCTGTCGACGAGAATGGAAAGCAGCATTTCTTGGATGCAACTGTCGCCTATAGACAGACCTGCCTCCGAGTTATTGAGTATCTCCGGCGCTATGGCTACAGTGATTATCAAATATATTTGCTGCTCAGCTGTGCGCCAGTGCAGGGGCATATTGCCGGTATTGTGGATATTCCAAATGCTTGTACCACGCTTTCGGTgccaatggatatctttgattTCGATATTCGGCCGGAGGCGGATGTGGTTAAAAAAGAGATGGGAGCTTGTGCATTCGTTACAAAGTAG
- a CDS encoding Peptidyl-prolyl cis-trans isomerase D: MATVQRSRVFFDIKIGDGKPNRVAFELFNDVVPKTADNFRALCTGEKGIGTQGKELTYKGSIFHRVIKQFMIQGGDFTAFNGTGGESIYGEKFPDENFDLKHDRPFLLSMANSGPGTNGSQFFVTTVPTPHLDGKHVVFGEVINGKSVIRNIENLKTQSDKPLQDVTIMDCGELSGEDYENATKRQQDATGDLYEDFTEDHQGEALTAPLCFKIASDLKGFGNTAFKSGDLNLGLDKYQKGLRYLNEFPEPEENDPKELGEQMKALRFTLHSNSSLLGNKLQKFRQAQNWATYALQVADEAKAKDADKAKAYYRRAVAHEGLKEEDAALKDLQEAEKLAPGDAGIINEIAKVKKTVKDREAKEKAAAKKFFS, translated from the exons ATGGCGACAGTTCAGC GCTCCCGTGTCTTCTTTGACATTAAAATCGGCGACGGCAAGCCTAACCGAGTTGCATTTGAGCTG TTCAACGATG TTGTTCCTAAAACTGCGGACAACTTCCGAGCTTTGTGTACCGGCGAGAAGGGCATTGGCACCCAGGGCAAGGAATTGACCTACAAAG GCTCAATCTTTCACCGTGTGATCAAGCAGTTCATGATTCAAGGTGGTGACTTTACTGCGTTCAACGGCACTGGCGGCGAATCGATTTACGGCGAAAAGTTCCCCGATGAGAACTTCGACCTCAAGCATGACCGTCCCTTCCTGCTCTCCATGGCCAACTCTGGCCCCGGCACCAACGGCAGTCAATTTTTCGTCACTACTGTCCCTACCCCCCACCTTGATGGCAAGCATGTCGTGTTCGGTGAGGTCATCAACGGCAAGAGTGTGATCCGCAACATCGAGAACCTGAAGACCCAGTCCGACAAGCCCCTCCAGGACGTGACTATCATGGACTGCGGCGAGCTATCCGGCGAGGATTACGAAAACGCGACCAAGCGCCAGCAGGATGCGACAGGTGACCTATACGAGGATTTCACTGAGGACCACCAGGGCGAGGCGCTAACTGCGCCTCTCTGCTTCAAGATCGCTTCTGACCTCAAGGGCTTCGGTAACACTGCTTTCAAGAGTGGTGACCTGAACCTGGGTCTCGACAAGTACCAGAAGGGTCTGCGCTATTTGAACGAGTTCCCCGAGCCTGAAGAGAACGACCCCAAGGAGTTGGGCGAACAGATGAAGGCGCTCCGTTTCACTCTGCACTCCAACTCTTCCCTACTCGGCAACAAGCTTCAAAAATTCCGCCAGGCTCAGAACTGGGCCACGTATGCGCTTCAAGTTGCCGACGAGGCCAAGGCTAAGGACGCCGACAAGGCTAAAGCCTACTACCGCCGTGCTGTTGCCCATGAGGGTCTGAAGGAGGAAGATGCTGCGCTGAAGGATCTTCAGGAGGCGGAAAAGTTGGCCCCCGGTGACGCTGGTATCATCAACGAGATCGCCAAGGTCAAGAAGACCGTCAAGGACCGGGAAGCTAAGGAAAAAGCCGCTGCCAAGAAGTTCTTCTCTTGA
- a CDS encoding D-tyrosyl-tRNA(Tyr) deacylase, producing the protein MKLIIQRVKSASVTVDSELVSSIGKGLLVFAGIGKEDTEKDAENLVKKVLKAKFWPDEKGEQWKKNVKDIEGEVLCVSQFTLYAKMKKGNKPDFHDAAGPEPARKIYDFFYDKMREEYVPDRVKNGVFQAMMEVELKNDGPVTIEINTNLPKKEPKEPKNGDKVSDEQEIQGSVGFQIPPELLQ; encoded by the exons ATGAAAC TCATTATCCAAAGAGTCAAATCAGCATCCGTGACTGTCGATTCGGAGTTAGTATCGTCTATTGGCAAGGGCCTTCTTGTATTTGCTGGCATTGGCAAAGAAGACACCGAGAAGGATGCCGAGAATCTCGTTAAAAAGGTGCTAAAGGCCAAGTTCTGGCCCGATGAGAAGGGAGAACAG TGGAAAAAGAATGTTAAGGATATTGAGGGGGAAGTACTATGTG TCTCCCAATTCACCCTTTACGcaaaaatgaagaaaggcaaCAAACCCGACTTTCATGATGCAGCTGGCCCCGAACCTGCACGCAAAATCTATGACTTCTTCTATGACAAGATGCGGGAAGAATATGTCCCAGACCGGGTCAAGAACGGTGTCTTCCAAGCCATGATGGAGGTTGAACTGAAGAACGACGGGCCG GTCACAATCGAAATCAATACCAATCTTCCCAAAAAGGAACCCAAGGAGCCGAAGAATGGAGACAAAGTGTCCGATGAACAAGAAATCCAGGGATCTGTTGGATTCCAAATTCCTCCTGAATTACTACAgtga
- a CDS encoding CCR4-NOT complex, subunit 3/ 5, with amino-acid sequence MAARKTQQEIEKTFKKVSEGIQTFEGIYEKIRQATNPTQRDKLEDHLKREIKKLQRFRDQIKSWAAGNEVKDKAPLIEQRKAIEVCMEQFKAVEKEMKTKAYSKEGLSAASRLDPKEKERVECCEFLSTMVDELQLKIEALEAEEETLHAQMKKGKKDTKKADRMADISHVTERHKWHVNKLEFLNRSLQNGNVDVGAVQDLKESIKYYVEEGGSLDYSGEDETLYDDLNIGDEIEAQFGMGGEGDRVSSQDAQSIQDEEPEPKPKVKQEAPAARRPSTQMKSPLPVLATLHPSASSSATPGMKPAPLPTRPPGETLKYASAAAAAAASDKSGVGILPLPPPPGFSPALSVALPIPKSSTASPSVVSAQPVTKSIIPPLVAAVTEELAGPVRPKIPTSTTISSPAPTKVETSTNGKIETEEIEADESVYHLPPGLQDLLQSFEVTKSRASANPSPSVQRLLATSLTTCPEAGDAEKPRHYKPQNPYSTALYYPQEPLSIFDDPRLYDTGRIDTDTLFYLFYYRQGTYQQYLAAKALRNQSWRFHKQYQTWFQRHEEPKNITEEFEQGTYRFFDYESTWMNRRKADFKFVYKYLEDEL; translated from the exons ATGGCAGCTCGAAAAACGCAGCAGGAGATTGAGAAAACCTTCAAGAAGGTCTCCGAAGGGATACAGACATTCGAAGGCATTTACGAGAAGATCCGCCAGGCTACAAATCCCACACAACGGGATAAGCTCGAAGACCACCTTAAGCGCGAGATCAAGAAGCTCCAAAGATTCCGTgatcaaatcaaatcatGGGCCGCCGGAAATGAGGTCAAGGATAAAGCTCCTCTCATAGAGCAGCGGAAGGCCATTGAAGTG TGCATGGAACAATTCAAAGCCGTCGAAAAAGAGATGAAGACGAAGGCCTATTCGAAAGAAGGTTTATCGGCAGCTTCACGACTAGACCcaaaggagaaggagagagTCGAGTGTTGCGAGTTCCTCTCCACCATGGTTGACGAACTTCAGCTGAAGATTGAGGCCCTGGAGGCAGAGGAGGAAACACTTCATGCGCaaatgaagaaaggcaaGAAGGATACGAAGAAGGCGGATCGAATGGCTGACATCTCCCATGTGACGGAACGACATAAATGGCACGTGAACAAGTTGGAATTCCTCAATCGTTCATTACAGAACGGCAATGTGGACGTGGGTGCGGTACAAGATCTCAAAGAAAGTATCAAATATTACGTCGAAGAAGGAGGTAGTCTTGACTACTCCGGCGAGGATGAGACACTCTACGATGATTTAAATATTGGCGATGAGATCGAGGCACAATTCGGCATGGGCGGCGAAGGTGATCGAGTATCGTCACAAGATGCTCAATCAATCCAAGATGAAGAGCCAGAACCGAAGCCAAAGGTCAAGCAAGAAGCGCCAGCAGCCCGAAGACCGTCCACACAGATGAAATCGCCGTTGCCTGTTCTTGCTACCCTCCACCCGTCTGCTTCCTCGAGTGCCACTCCGGGCATGAAGCCCGCTCCCCTTCCGACCCGCCCTCCTGGTGAAACCCTCAAGTATGCCTCCGCCGCAGCCGCAGCCGCAGCAAGTGACAAAAGTGGTGTTGGcattcttcctcttcccccTCCACCAGGGTTCAGCCCGGCTTTGTCCGTGGCGCTGCCTATCCCCAAGTCTTCTACTGCTTCCCCTAGTGTGGTATCAGCACAACCGGTTACCAAGTCAATAATCCCACCTCTTGTAGCAGCCGTTACAGAAGAGCTTGCTGGGCCCGTGCGACCGAAGATCCCTACAAGCACAACTATTTCATCGCCAGCGCCCACAAAAGTGGAGACATCAACGAATGGCAAAATAGAGActgaagaaattgaagctGATGAATCGGTATATCATCTGCCCCCTGGTCTCCAAGACCTGCTTCAATCATTTGAGGTGACGAAGTCGCGTGCGTCGGCCAATCCATCGCCGTCTGTACAGCGCCTTCTCGCTACCTCATTGACTACATGTCCAGAGGCTGGCGATGCTGAAAAGCCACGTCACTACAAGCCGCAGAACCCTTATAGCACTGCACTCTACTATCCACAGGAACCCCTTTCCATATTCGATGACCCTCGATTGTATGATACCGGGAGAATCGACACGGATACTCTCTTCTACCTTTTCTACTACCGTCAAGGAACCTACCAGCAATACCTCGCCGCCAAGGCACTCCGAAACCAGAGTTGGCGCTTCCATAAGCAGTATCAAACCTGGTTCCAGCGTCACGAGGAGCCCAAGAACATCACCGAGGAGTTCGAACAAGGCACCTATCGCTTCTTCGACTACGAAAGTACATG GATGAATCGGCGCAAGGCTGATTTCAAGTTTGTGTACAAATACCTCGAGGACGAGTTATGA